A portion of the Staphylococcus felis genome contains these proteins:
- a CDS encoding acryloyl-CoA reductase: MVQDFKAYVVNHDNNQFKKAFKTLNTAQLPEGDVTIQVHYSSINYKDMLATQPQNKIIQKYPMVPGIDLAGTVIESSHPSFKENDKVLATGYDLGVSHFGGFSEIVRLNGDWLVHLPEDLTLEEAMIIGTAGFTAALSIQLLEDNKMMSTNGPVLVRGASGGVGSMAIMMLNAIGYKAIASTGQSEQTEKLLSLGAKDVIPRIECESPKALREMKWQAAIDPVGGSTVGELLKHIQSHGAVALSGNVSGAEFTSTVFPFILRGIRIIGVDSVNFPMKRRQHIWRRLAKDLKPKNLHEIKTIIPFSHIENAFDIIQSDNHFGRIVIDMGVNSSF, translated from the coding sequence ATGGTACAGGATTTCAAAGCATATGTTGTCAATCATGACAATAATCAATTTAAAAAAGCATTCAAAACACTCAATACTGCACAATTACCTGAGGGTGATGTAACGATACAAGTCCATTACTCAAGTATCAATTATAAAGATATGTTAGCTACACAGCCACAAAACAAAATCATTCAAAAATATCCAATGGTTCCCGGTATAGACTTAGCCGGTACTGTCATTGAATCAAGCCACCCGTCATTTAAAGAAAATGATAAAGTCCTTGCAACTGGCTATGACCTTGGTGTATCTCACTTTGGTGGCTTTAGTGAAATCGTACGTTTGAATGGAGACTGGTTGGTACATTTGCCTGAAGATTTGACTCTAGAAGAGGCGATGATTATCGGAACAGCAGGATTCACAGCTGCGTTATCTATTCAACTTTTAGAAGATAATAAAATGATGAGTACGAATGGTCCTGTACTTGTAAGGGGCGCAAGTGGTGGCGTTGGATCGATGGCTATTATGATGTTAAATGCTATCGGCTATAAAGCTATTGCTAGTACTGGTCAATCAGAACAAACCGAAAAATTACTTTCACTAGGTGCTAAAGACGTCATACCTAGAATAGAATGTGAGAGTCCCAAAGCTTTACGTGAAATGAAGTGGCAAGCTGCAATCGATCCTGTTGGCGGCTCAACTGTTGGTGAACTTTTAAAACATATTCAATCACACGGCGCTGTCGCACTTAGTGGCAATGTCAGTGGTGCAGAATTCACATCAACAGTTTTCCCCTTTATTTTGCGCGGCATTCGAATAATTGGTGTTGACTCAGTAAACTTTCCTATGAAACGCCGTCAACATATTTGGCGTCGTCTTGCTAAAGATTTAAAACCCAAAAATCTGCATGAGATTAAAACAATCATTCCTTTTAGTCATATTGAAAATGCTTTTGACATTATTCAATCTGACAACCATTTCGGTCGAATCGTTATCGATATGGGCGTCAATTCATCATTTTGA
- a CDS encoding Na/Pi cotransporter family protein produces MSVTEIIFSFLGGLGIFLYGLKVMGDGLQASAGDRLRSILNKFTSNPVLGVIAGMIVTILIQSSSGTTVITIGLVTAGFMTLKQAIGVIMGANIGTTVTSFLIGIDLGEYAMPILALGAFLIFFFKRSYINNIGRILFGFGSLFFGLEFMGGAVKPLAELQGFKDIMLDMSSNPLFGILAGVGLTALVQSSSATIGILQEFYGQGLVNLNGAIPVLLGDNIGTTITAILASLAGSIAAKRAAFVHVIFNVIGVIIFSIFLPIVIHLVELLQASWHLNPAMSIAFAHGAFNVTNTLIQLPFVGVLAWIVTKIVPGKDVTEDYKPQHLNKDLVYHAPGVALQETQKELQNIGHIVESMLEDVKNPSSIDKKVAKTLEQKHQAVETINDSIRGYLVRISTKDINKKDVERLAVMFDVNRSMLKVSELIKEYSSLIEKKKYKEITLTDDALKGIEKLFKFVTESFNKALETLDVYDTTKKDEVVERSKQAFNIEHKLRKGHIKRLNRGECSTDGGLLYVDVIAVLERIGYNARNISESMVGLNDDVAHEDEDIIAIGENESNV; encoded by the coding sequence ATGTCAGTGACAGAGATCATCTTTTCTTTTTTAGGTGGTCTTGGTATTTTCTTATACGGATTGAAGGTAATGGGAGATGGCCTTCAAGCATCAGCAGGTGATCGACTTCGAAGTATTTTGAATAAGTTTACCTCTAACCCTGTACTCGGTGTGATAGCAGGAATGATTGTAACTATTTTGATTCAAAGTAGTTCGGGGACTACAGTTATTACGATTGGTCTCGTAACAGCAGGGTTTATGACATTAAAACAAGCAATTGGTGTCATTATGGGAGCTAACATTGGAACAACTGTCACTTCTTTTCTAATTGGTATTGATTTAGGAGAATACGCAATGCCAATATTAGCATTAGGTGCTTTTCTGATATTTTTCTTTAAACGATCTTATATTAATAATATTGGACGTATTTTATTTGGTTTTGGTTCTTTATTCTTTGGTTTGGAGTTCATGGGTGGCGCGGTAAAGCCATTAGCTGAATTACAAGGGTTTAAAGATATTATGTTAGATATGTCATCTAATCCACTTTTCGGAATTTTAGCAGGTGTAGGTTTAACGGCTTTAGTGCAAAGTTCTAGCGCAACAATTGGTATATTACAAGAGTTTTATGGTCAAGGTTTAGTCAACTTGAATGGGGCTATTCCAGTGCTTTTAGGTGATAATATTGGGACAACAATTACTGCAATATTAGCTTCACTAGCGGGCTCGATTGCGGCAAAACGTGCTGCATTTGTACACGTTATATTTAACGTAATCGGTGTGATTATCTTTTCTATCTTCTTGCCGATTGTCATCCACTTAGTTGAGTTATTGCAAGCTTCATGGCATCTTAATCCAGCAATGAGTATTGCATTTGCACATGGTGCATTTAACGTCACAAACACACTTATTCAATTACCATTTGTAGGCGTGCTCGCATGGATAGTCACTAAAATTGTGCCAGGTAAGGATGTAACTGAAGACTACAAACCACAACATTTAAATAAAGACTTAGTTTATCATGCACCAGGTGTAGCATTACAAGAAACGCAAAAAGAACTTCAAAATATTGGCCATATTGTTGAATCAATGCTGGAAGATGTTAAAAATCCATCATCAATTGACAAAAAAGTAGCCAAAACATTAGAACAAAAACATCAAGCAGTAGAAACAATCAATGATAGTATTCGTGGGTATTTAGTACGTATTTCAACAAAGGATATTAACAAAAAAGACGTTGAACGACTTGCTGTAATGTTCGATGTCAATCGTTCAATGCTCAAAGTATCCGAACTTATTAAAGAATACAGTTCGTTAATTGAGAAGAAGAAATATAAAGAAATTACCTTAACTGACGATGCATTGAAAGGAATTGAAAAACTCTTTAAGTTTGTAACTGAATCATTCAATAAAGCATTAGAAACACTAGATGTATACGATACAACGAAAAAAGATGAAGTTGTAGAGCGAAGTAAACAAGCATTCAATATTGAACATAAATTACGTAAAGGTCATATTAAGCGCTTAAATAGAGGAGAATGTTCGACTGATGGTGGTCTCTTATACGTAGATGTCATAGCGGTTCTTGAGCGTATTGGTTATAACGCACGTAATATTTCGGAATCAATGGTGGGGCTGAATGATGATGTCGCACATGAAGATGAAGATATTATTGCAATCGGAGAAAATGAATCTAATGTGTAA
- a CDS encoding magnesium transporter CorA family protein: MITAYKNTTDLFVETVKDWNDAQWLNVIKPTQDEVNRLIQSYGFPKDFLEDALDSEESSRIEYDDESGYSLIISDLPISKSGKYKLKSFTTLPLGIIIGKDIIVTVCAKPFSYFDHLAKRQINLKYKSQFALKLMYDMAAQYNRSLRLLNKERRQVEYNLQHRVTNTRLYLLSEIEKSLVYFLASLETNSSTIRRLFRLPAIKRFDEDEELLEDLQNEHQQAVETTELYLRIVESMSNSYASLLSNQLNTTMKTLTIFTVLLTLPTLVFSFFGMNVPLPIDTESMLSWLIIIVISIVLVIVMFTFLWRSDKL; this comes from the coding sequence TTGATAACTGCATACAAAAATACCACAGACTTATTTGTTGAAACTGTAAAAGATTGGAACGACGCGCAATGGCTTAATGTCATCAAACCAACTCAAGACGAAGTTAATCGCTTAATTCAATCATATGGTTTTCCAAAAGATTTCTTAGAGGATGCCTTAGACAGTGAAGAGAGTTCACGAATTGAATATGATGATGAAAGCGGCTATTCATTAATTATTAGTGACTTGCCTATTTCGAAATCTGGCAAGTACAAGCTTAAAAGTTTTACCACATTGCCACTTGGTATCATTATTGGAAAAGATATTATCGTCACTGTATGTGCCAAACCTTTTTCATATTTTGATCATCTCGCCAAACGTCAAATTAACTTAAAATATAAAAGTCAATTTGCACTTAAATTAATGTACGACATGGCGGCACAATACAACCGTAGCCTCAGACTTCTCAATAAAGAACGTCGTCAAGTTGAATATAATTTACAACATCGTGTGACAAATACAAGATTGTACTTACTCAGTGAAATTGAAAAAAGTCTCGTTTATTTTTTAGCTTCATTAGAGACCAATTCATCAACAATTCGTCGTTTATTTCGCTTACCTGCCATTAAAAGATTTGATGAAGATGAAGAGTTACTTGAGGACTTACAAAATGAACACCAACAAGCCGTTGAAACGACAGAGCTCTATTTACGCATCGTTGAAAGTATGTCGAATTCTTACGCATCACTTTTATCAAACCAACTTAATACAACAATGAAAACACTGACCATTTTTACCGTACTTTTAACTTTACCTACTTTAGTTTTTAGCTTTTTTGGGATGAATGTACCGCTACCTATCGATACAGAAAGTATGCTATCTTGGCTGATTATTATTGTGATTTCGATTGTACTTGTCATTGTGATGTTCACATTTTTATGGCGTAGTGATAAATTGTGA
- a CDS encoding GNAT family N-acetyltransferase, with protein MTIQILTSPPHPAEYCHLRKICGLSEKSIHAAEIGLQNSCFAVTLYDDNRLIAMGRVIGDGATAFQVIDIAVHPDYQKQGFGKTVMSKIMDYIHEVQVSGTYVSLIADYPAEYLYQQFGFVMTAPQSHGMYLSFPYTSDS; from the coding sequence ATGACTATTCAAATCTTAACGTCACCCCCTCACCCAGCTGAATATTGTCACTTAAGAAAGATATGTGGTTTGAGTGAAAAATCTATTCATGCAGCTGAAATCGGATTACAAAATAGTTGTTTCGCAGTGACGCTTTATGATGACAATCGTCTTATTGCCATGGGTCGTGTTATTGGTGATGGTGCAACTGCTTTTCAAGTGATAGACATTGCAGTACACCCTGATTATCAAAAGCAAGGGTTTGGTAAAACAGTGATGTCAAAAATAATGGATTATATACACGAGGTTCAGGTGTCGGGTACCTATGTCAGTCTAATTGCTGATTATCCGGCTGAATATTTATATCAACAATTCGGTTTTGTGATGACCGCACCCCAATCACATGGGATGTACTTATCTTTTCCATACACTTCAGATTCTTAA
- the tnpA gene encoding IS200/IS605 family transposase has product MANKAKSLAHTKWMCKYHIVFTPKYRRKIIYNQYRPSIIEIIKLLCKYKGVEIIEGHMMPDHVHLLVSIPPKISVSSFMGYLKGKSALMIFDRHANLKYKFGNRHFWTEGYYVSTVGLNEATIKKYIQNQEKHDKAIDKLSVREYEDPFKGY; this is encoded by the coding sequence ATGGCTAATAAAGCCAAGAGTTTAGCACATACAAAATGGATGTGTAAATACCACATTGTATTTACTCCAAAGTATAGAAGAAAAATCATATACAATCAATACAGACCATCAATTATTGAAATTATAAAGTTATTGTGCAAATACAAAGGTGTGGAGATTATAGAAGGACATATGATGCCAGATCATGTACATCTATTAGTGAGCATCCCACCCAAAATAAGCGTTTCAAGCTTTATGGGGTATTTAAAAGGTAAAAGCGCTTTGATGATATTTGATAGACATGCAAATTTGAAATACAAATTTGGAAATCGTCACTTTTGGACAGAAGGATATTATGTAAGTACAGTTGGATTAAATGAAGCTACAATAAAAAAATATATACAGAATCAAGAAAAACACGATAAAGCGATTGATAAGTTGAGCGTAAGAGAATATGAAGACCCTTTTAAGGGTTATTGA
- a CDS encoding DUF2871 domain-containing protein produces the protein MKRILYAFMVYTMLGLFSGFLYRELTLHYHYTGETQMSVLHTHLLTLGMFMFLILIPIEKLFKLSSYYLFNWFFIIYNLGVIITVGMQFAKGFTQISGQGNAAALSGFAGIGHVIITAGFILLFFLLRQAIIKEPRDHTN, from the coding sequence ATGAAACGTATTTTATATGCTTTTATGGTTTATACGATGTTAGGGCTCTTTAGTGGATTTTTATATCGTGAACTCACGTTACATTATCATTATACGGGTGAGACGCAAATGAGCGTGTTACATACGCATTTGCTGACGCTTGGAATGTTTATGTTTTTAATTTTAATACCAATTGAAAAATTGTTTAAGTTAAGTTCGTATTATCTCTTTAATTGGTTTTTTATCATTTACAATCTCGGCGTTATCATAACAGTAGGTATGCAGTTTGCGAAAGGCTTCACGCAGATTTCAGGTCAAGGAAATGCTGCAGCGTTATCAGGTTTTGCAGGTATTGGACATGTCATTATTACAGCGGGATTCATATTATTATTTTTCTTGTTAAGACAAGCGATTATCAAAGAGCCAAGAGATCACACCAATTAA
- a CDS encoding copper resistance protein CopC — translation MVNKVKHVLYLITLMIIIGSLIGAEWNTASAHATLQKQNPGENSTVQNVPEVLELEYNEPVYTEYTTLKVFDNQGKEIAELEPNESGQAKVVTFDSSDIKKGTYALEWETVSLDGHDISGRYQFSVGAPTASTIDTSSPIYTQTFFWFGLIRFIFQGSVLILTGLFIVNRFMSQQGAPIYDIIPKYRSAIWLLVMTAFSTGIVYLMTLPNDVINEILRLNFSTWLQFPFVISIVALIIILILFSLRNMEWIWYIIMSILILLAMAISGHVWTQSVPVYSILIRTLHLAGIAIWLGSFVYLISYLFKRPKHSYILIIKDTIFKLNVTSVVIIIVTGLLMSIDATTLSAILTQPTIYTFLWISKMIMTIVLMILGAYQTYIAMGQRRDINKVIIYIELGLGICLILAGVVMSQIEIPL, via the coding sequence ATGGTGAATAAAGTGAAGCATGTATTATATCTCATTACGTTAATGATAATAATAGGGAGTTTGATAGGGGCAGAATGGAATACTGCTTCAGCACATGCAACTTTACAAAAACAAAATCCAGGTGAAAATAGTACAGTTCAAAATGTGCCTGAAGTTCTTGAATTAGAATACAATGAGCCTGTTTATACAGAATATACTACTTTGAAAGTGTTTGATAATCAAGGAAAAGAAATTGCCGAGCTTGAGCCAAATGAATCTGGACAAGCGAAAGTCGTCACATTTGATTCGAGTGATATTAAAAAAGGGACATACGCATTAGAGTGGGAAACAGTCTCTCTTGATGGGCATGATATCAGTGGTCGTTATCAATTTTCAGTAGGAGCACCAACTGCGAGCACGATTGATACTTCTAGTCCTATTTATACACAAACTTTCTTTTGGTTTGGTCTGATTCGTTTTATTTTTCAAGGCAGCGTTTTGATACTGACAGGTCTATTTATTGTGAATCGTTTTATGTCTCAACAAGGCGCGCCAATATACGATATTATTCCGAAATATCGAAGTGCAATTTGGTTGTTAGTGATGACTGCTTTTTCAACAGGTATTGTCTATTTAATGACTTTGCCTAACGACGTAATAAATGAAATATTGAGGTTAAACTTTTCAACATGGCTTCAATTTCCTTTTGTCATATCGATAGTAGCATTGATTATCATATTAATTTTATTTTCATTGCGCAACATGGAATGGATATGGTATATCATCATGTCTATTTTGATTCTTTTAGCAATGGCGATTTCTGGGCATGTGTGGACACAATCAGTGCCTGTGTATTCAATTCTGATTCGTACGCTACATTTGGCGGGTATTGCTATTTGGTTAGGGAGCTTTGTCTATTTAATAAGTTACCTTTTCAAACGACCTAAACATTCATATATATTAATTATCAAAGATACGATTTTTAAATTAAATGTCACATCTGTAGTTATTATTATTGTAACAGGTCTATTGATGTCTATTGATGCGACAACGTTATCAGCAATTTTAACACAACCGACGATATATACATTTTTATGGATAAGTAAGATGATCATGACGATTGTTTTGATGATTCTTGGTGCGTATCAAACATATATTGCAATGGGCCAAAGACGTGATATTAATAAAGTGATTATATATATAGAATTAGGGTTAGGTATTTGTTTAATATTAGCAGGTGTTGTGATGAGTCAAATTGAAATACCATTATAA
- a CDS encoding sugar porter family MFS transporter — MKINKKLIFFIGALGGLLYGYDMGVISGALLYLKNDIPLNAFTEGLVVSSMLIGAIFGSGFSGPLSEKLGRRRLVFMISIIFIIGALILALAPSMEILVLGRLVIGFAVGGSTAIVPVYLSELAPTEARGSLSSLNQLMITIGILSSYLVNLAFTPIEGWRWMLGLAVVPSLILMIGVIFMPESPRWLLEKRGEKAARDVMKLTYPEGEIDKEIANMKHINAISESTWTVLKSPWLLSTIIIGSVFALLQQLIGINAIIYYAPKIFENAGLGSSASILSTVGIGTVNVLVTIFAIFIIDKVDRKKLLVIGNIGMVSSLLIMSLLIWMIGVNSSIWIMIVCLTTFIIFFGMSWGPVLWVMLPELFPMRARGAATGIAALVLSIGSLLVAQFFPMLVSVLQVQQVFLIFAAIGLFALFFVIKFLPETRGRSLEEIEGELRQRSHLKA, encoded by the coding sequence ATGAAAATCAATAAAAAATTAATTTTCTTCATCGGTGCACTTGGTGGCCTTCTTTACGGTTATGACATGGGTGTTATTTCAGGTGCATTACTTTATTTAAAAAATGATATTCCTTTAAATGCGTTTACTGAAGGGCTTGTCGTTTCATCAATGCTAATTGGTGCGATTTTTGGATCTGGATTCAGCGGTCCTTTATCTGAAAAGTTAGGACGTAGACGCCTCGTTTTTATGATCTCAATTATATTTATTATTGGTGCTCTCATATTAGCACTCGCACCTTCAATGGAAATATTAGTACTAGGACGACTGGTGATTGGATTTGCTGTAGGTGGATCAACTGCTATCGTTCCAGTTTATTTATCTGAATTAGCTCCAACTGAAGCGCGTGGATCATTGAGCTCACTCAATCAATTAATGATTACCATTGGAATTTTATCATCGTACTTAGTCAACCTAGCCTTTACGCCAATTGAAGGATGGCGTTGGATGCTTGGTCTAGCTGTTGTACCTTCCCTTATTCTAATGATTGGTGTTATCTTTATGCCTGAGAGTCCACGTTGGTTACTTGAAAAACGTGGTGAGAAGGCAGCACGAGATGTTATGAAATTAACATACCCTGAAGGTGAAATTGATAAAGAAATTGCAAATATGAAGCATATTAATGCGATTTCTGAAAGTACTTGGACTGTTCTTAAATCACCTTGGTTGCTATCAACGATTATTATCGGAAGTGTCTTTGCATTATTGCAACAACTTATAGGGATTAATGCGATCATTTATTATGCACCCAAAATATTTGAAAACGCTGGTTTAGGTAGCTCTGCTTCCATTTTAAGTACAGTCGGTATTGGAACAGTTAACGTTTTGGTTACCATTTTTGCTATCTTTATTATTGATAAAGTCGATCGCAAAAAACTGCTCGTTATTGGGAATATCGGAATGGTGTCCTCTTTATTAATTATGAGTCTTTTAATTTGGATGATTGGCGTGAATAGCTCTATTTGGATTATGATTGTTTGTCTGACAACGTTTATCATATTCTTTGGTATGTCTTGGGGGCCTGTACTTTGGGTGATGCTTCCTGAATTATTCCCGATGAGAGCTCGGGGTGCTGCAACTGGAATTGCTGCACTAGTTCTTTCTATTGGAAGCTTACTCGTTGCCCAATTTTTCCCAATGCTCGTTAGTGTATTACAAGTACAACAAGTCTTTCTCATATTTGCTGCAATTGGCTTATTCGCTTTATTCTTTGTTATAAAGTTTTTACCAGAAACACGTGGCCGTAGCCTAGAAGAAATTGAAGGTGAGTTACGTCAACGTAGTCATTTGAAGGCGTAA
- a CDS encoding L-lactate permease, producing the protein MLVTSFDPFNNLAISALIASIPIVLFLLCLTVFKMKGIYAALTTLIVTIVIAAFIFKLPFGIVTGGMVEGFYQGILPIGFIVMMAVWLYKVTVDTGQFATIQDSITSISEDQRIQLLLIGFSFNAFLEGVAGFGVPIAICAVLLIQLGFEPLKAAMLCLIGNGAAGAYGAIGLPVSVINTLSLPGNIEAIDVSRALNLSLPLLSLFVPFLLVFILDGFKGIKETLPAILAVAIPFTALQTLFNQIQGPELVDVIPPLAAMAVLALFSKHLQPKHIFRVNQQDKNNEEKVETKHHSIGEIVYAWSPFVILTVLVLIWSSKFFKGLFVEGGALSFMNITFGLPGTHNDVSGHPIMLTFNIINQTGMALLIAVVITILMSKRVNFKRAGQLLVQAFKELWLPILTICLILAIAKLTTYGGLTSAMGEAIAKTGTIFPLLSPILGWIGVFMTGSVTNNNALFAPIQATVAPQVGTSGALLVGANTAGGTIAKLISPQSIAIATAAVKQVGKESELLKMTLKYSVGLLIFWCIWTFILSLIIGG; encoded by the coding sequence ATGTTAGTAACTAGTTTTGACCCCTTTAACAATCTTGCAATATCTGCATTAATTGCAAGTATTCCTATCGTTTTATTTTTATTATGTTTAACTGTTTTTAAAATGAAAGGAATTTATGCAGCGTTAACGACACTTATTGTAACTATCGTTATTGCAGCATTCATCTTCAAATTACCATTTGGTATTGTGACAGGTGGAATGGTCGAAGGTTTTTATCAAGGTATTTTACCAATTGGCTTTATCGTCATGATGGCTGTTTGGTTATATAAAGTGACAGTGGATACAGGTCAGTTTGCAACAATCCAAGATAGCATTACATCAATATCTGAAGACCAACGCATTCAATTACTTTTAATTGGTTTTAGCTTTAACGCATTTTTAGAAGGTGTTGCAGGTTTTGGTGTACCAATTGCCATTTGTGCTGTACTCTTAATCCAGTTAGGATTCGAACCACTTAAAGCAGCGATGTTATGCTTAATTGGTAACGGTGCTGCAGGTGCATACGGTGCAATTGGATTGCCAGTATCTGTAATTAATACATTATCATTGCCAGGCAATATTGAGGCGATTGATGTATCACGTGCATTAAACTTAAGTTTACCTTTATTAAGTTTATTCGTACCGTTTTTATTAGTGTTTATTTTAGATGGTTTTAAAGGTATTAAAGAAACGTTACCAGCGATACTAGCAGTGGCAATACCGTTTACAGCATTACAAACGTTATTCAACCAAATTCAAGGACCAGAGCTTGTAGATGTTATTCCACCTTTAGCTGCAATGGCAGTATTAGCATTATTCTCAAAACATTTACAACCAAAACACATTTTCCGCGTGAATCAACAGGACAAAAATAATGAAGAAAAAGTAGAAACAAAGCATCATTCAATTGGTGAGATTGTATATGCTTGGAGTCCATTCGTGATTCTGACAGTACTTGTATTAATTTGGAGCTCTAAATTCTTCAAAGGTTTATTTGTTGAAGGTGGCGCACTTTCATTTATGAACATTACGTTTGGTCTACCAGGTACTCATAACGATGTATCAGGTCATCCAATTATGTTAACATTTAACATTATTAACCAAACAGGTATGGCATTACTCATTGCAGTAGTGATTACGATTTTAATGTCAAAACGCGTTAACTTTAAACGTGCTGGACAATTACTCGTTCAAGCCTTTAAAGAATTATGGTTACCTATTTTAACAATATGTTTAATTCTTGCCATTGCAAAACTGACAACTTATGGTGGTTTAACGAGTGCGATGGGTGAAGCAATCGCTAAAACGGGGACAATCTTCCCGCTATTATCACCTATCTTAGGCTGGATTGGTGTATTTATGACAGGATCAGTTACAAATAACAATGCGTTATTTGCACCAATTCAAGCAACTGTTGCACCTCAAGTAGGTACAAGCGGTGCATTATTAGTCGGTGCGAATACAGCAGGTGGTACGATTGCTAAACTGATTTCACCGCAATCAATTGCTATTGCAACAGCAGCAGTAAAACAAGTCGGTAAAGAATCTGAACTCTTAAAAATGACTTTAAAATACAGTGTAGGACTATTAATATTCTGGTGTATTTGGACGTTCATATTGTCACTTATTATTGGTGGCTAA
- a CDS encoding MarR family winged helix-turn-helix transcriptional regulator: MNQNNDYELFLFYYAYQTFTKTADDIIAEYGLSRQHHRFLFFINKLPGITTKQLLMNLEISKQGSHATLKRLKAKGYIYEKADLTDRRLKCLYPTQEGSALIQKLNQAQSELFNHIKSIKGDNWYAMMEGFAAYRQGYKDIKHLKLQIDEGEES; encoded by the coding sequence ATGAATCAAAATAATGATTACGAACTTTTTTTATTTTATTATGCTTATCAAACATTTACAAAAACAGCTGATGACATTATTGCAGAGTACGGTTTGAGTCGCCAGCATCATCGCTTTTTATTTTTTATTAACAAATTACCTGGTATTACGACAAAACAATTGTTAATGAACTTAGAGATTTCTAAGCAAGGATCACATGCGACATTAAAACGCCTTAAAGCAAAAGGTTATATCTATGAAAAGGCCGATTTAACAGATCGTCGGCTTAAGTGTCTATATCCCACTCAAGAGGGAAGTGCCTTGATTCAAAAACTTAATCAAGCTCAAAGCGAACTCTTTAACCATATTAAGTCTATTAAAGGGGATAATTGGTATGCCATGATGGAAGGTTTTGCAGCTTATAGACAAGGTTATAAAGATATTAAACATTTAAAATTACAGATTGATGAAGGTGAAGAAAGTTGA
- a CDS encoding YcnI family protein produces MKLKKLIISTIFMMMLVGLTYTAQAHVTLNPNTSEPGSYDEYNVRVPVEKDSHTTKLELEVPDGLTLSTVEPVVGFKHRFEKDKQGNIKKVTWEATGKGIGPNEHMDFPIVVANPEKEGTFKWKAIQTYKNGDVVKWTSDDEDSETPAPVTEVKKGDSEADTAGATQSTGSSHPALWIMTIASLIIALIALFKRRNFTKSDK; encoded by the coding sequence ATGAAACTTAAAAAATTGATAATAAGTACTATTTTTATGATGATGTTAGTCGGATTAACATATACAGCGCAAGCACATGTGACATTAAATCCCAATACAAGTGAGCCCGGTTCGTACGATGAATATAATGTTAGAGTACCTGTCGAAAAGGATTCACATACTACAAAATTGGAACTTGAAGTCCCTGATGGTTTGACATTGTCAACTGTTGAACCTGTTGTAGGCTTCAAACATCGATTTGAAAAAGATAAACAAGGAAATATTAAAAAGGTAACTTGGGAAGCAACAGGAAAAGGAATTGGGCCCAATGAACATATGGATTTTCCAATTGTAGTTGCTAATCCTGAAAAAGAGGGCACATTCAAATGGAAAGCGATACAGACATACAAAAATGGCGATGTCGTGAAATGGACAAGTGATGATGAAGATAGTGAAACACCGGCACCTGTTACTGAAGTGAAAAAAGGTGATAGTGAGGCTGATACAGCTGGTGCAACACAATCTACAGGCAGCAGTCATCCAGCACTATGGATTATGACTATTGCTTCATTGATCATTGCATTAATAGCGTTGTTTAAGCGTCGAAACTTTACGAAATCAGACAAATGA